In Desulfitibacter sp. BRH_c19, one genomic interval encodes:
- a CDS encoding leucyl aminopeptidase, producing MNLKEAAILTLQNSMGVKNGEQILIVTDTPLQELGLRFFEAAKDLETEAMHINFLPRDNNGEEPPEVVAVAMKNAHVAILITSRSLSHTKARKQANLNGTRVASMPGLTEGMIERTLTIDYSKLQKDCAELEDILTKGKEVHLTSELGTDLTFSIENRVGQIDGGVYIKPGDFGNLPAGEVYIAPVEGMAKGQIVIDGSMAGVGLLDEPINIKVDNGLAVEVTGGKSAEKLKAILDKYGEKSRNIAELGLGVHPQAKLTGFILEDEKIAGSVHIALGDNSNFGGTVEVASHLDGVIMKPTLRIDGKLVLDNGKLALIPERHG from the coding sequence ATGAATTTAAAGGAAGCTGCAATACTCACTTTACAAAACAGTATGGGAGTTAAAAATGGAGAACAGATTTTGATTGTTACTGATACGCCTTTACAAGAATTGGGGCTTCGCTTTTTTGAAGCTGCAAAAGACTTGGAAACAGAAGCGATGCATATAAATTTTCTTCCCAGAGACAACAATGGCGAAGAACCTCCTGAGGTAGTCGCTGTAGCCATGAAAAACGCCCATGTAGCCATACTTATAACCTCTAGGTCACTATCCCATACCAAAGCCCGGAAACAGGCCAATTTGAATGGTACAAGGGTTGCATCTATGCCGGGTCTAACAGAGGGCATGATTGAAAGAACCCTTACAATAGATTATAGCAAATTACAAAAAGATTGCGCAGAGCTAGAAGATATTTTAACCAAGGGTAAAGAAGTCCATTTAACTTCTGAACTTGGGACAGATCTAACCTTCTCTATAGAAAATAGAGTGGGTCAAATCGACGGTGGAGTTTACATAAAACCTGGAGATTTCGGGAATCTGCCTGCTGGGGAAGTATATATTGCTCCTGTTGAAGGAATGGCCAAGGGTCAAATTGTTATTGATGGATCAATGGCTGGGGTAGGTCTCCTTGATGAGCCTATTAATATAAAGGTTGACAATGGATTAGCTGTTGAAGTTACTGGAGGTAAATCAGCAGAAAAGTTAAAAGCAATCCTTGATAAATACGGTGAAAAATCAAGAAATATTGCCGAGCTGGGATTAGGAGTCCACCCACAAGCAAAGCTTACTGGTTTCATATTGGAAGATGAAAAAATAGCTGGCTCAGTACATATTGCCCTAGGAGATAACAGTAACTTTGGAGGTACTGTAGAGGTAGCAAGTCACTTAGACGGAGTAATCATGAAACCCACATTAAGAATAGATGGCAAACTGGTTTTAGACAATGGAAAACTAGCACTAATACCAGAAAGGCACGGCTAA
- a CDS encoding radical SAM protein → MHLASYTQIKENNRVLCLLCPHSCNIPEGKKGKCRVRENIDGELYSENYGKVTGVNVDPIEKKPLYHFHPGRNILSLGTFGCNLHCDFCQNWQIAHAAQTGKDITPDEVVEISKRYYVNQNSIGVAYTYSEPGMWYEFIRDTAPLIQEQKMVNVLVTNGFLNPKPFKELLANIDALNIDVKGFTDGFYKDIVKGRLKPVLENCYLSKEMGRHLEVTTLIIPGLNDDSNEIKELARWLASIDPLIPLHFSRYYPNYKLEIEPTALSILDKAWEIAKEHLQYVYIGNAPELDKCNTFCPDCGALLIERNFYNTKVIYEDGQCHKCASQVKGIID, encoded by the coding sequence ATGCATTTAGCCAGTTACACCCAGATAAAAGAAAATAACAGGGTTTTATGCCTCCTCTGCCCCCATTCCTGTAATATTCCTGAAGGAAAAAAGGGTAAATGTAGGGTCAGGGAAAATATAGATGGTGAGCTATATAGTGAGAATTATGGCAAGGTTACAGGGGTCAATGTGGATCCCATAGAGAAAAAACCACTCTATCATTTTCACCCAGGAAGAAATATCTTGTCACTAGGTACCTTTGGCTGTAACTTACATTGTGACTTCTGTCAAAACTGGCAGATAGCCCATGCTGCCCAAACCGGAAAGGACATCACACCTGATGAGGTAGTGGAAATTTCAAAGAGGTATTATGTAAACCAAAATTCCATAGGGGTTGCTTATACATACTCAGAACCTGGAATGTGGTATGAATTTATTCGAGATACAGCTCCTCTCATTCAGGAACAAAAAATGGTCAATGTACTTGTTACTAATGGTTTCTTAAATCCCAAACCATTTAAGGAGCTTCTAGCCAATATAGATGCATTAAATATTGATGTTAAAGGATTTACAGATGGATTTTATAAGGATATTGTTAAAGGAAGGCTGAAACCTGTACTAGAAAACTGCTATTTATCTAAGGAAATGGGCCGCCATTTAGAAGTTACCACCCTTATAATTCCTGGATTAAATGACGACAGTAATGAAATTAAGGAGCTAGCAAGGTGGTTGGCTTCCATTGATCCATTAATACCATTACATTTTTCTCGTTACTATCCAAATTATAAGCTGGAAATAGAGCCTACAGCACTAAGTATTTTAGATAAGGCTTGGGAAATTGCCAAAGAACATCTGCAATATGTATATATAGGTAATGCACCAGAGCTTGATAAATGTAATACCTTCTGCCCTGACTGCGGAGCCTTATTAATAGAGAGGAACTTCTATAATACCAAGGTAATTTATGAAGATGGGCAGTGTCATAAATGTGCAAGCCAAGTAAAAGGAATTATTGACTAA
- a CDS encoding thiamine biosynthesis protein ThiI (Required for the synthesis of the thiazole moiety) gives MNKILLVKYGEIALKGKNRFRFEDKLISNLKVILNDTKGSKVKKIYGRLLIEVPEIDEEIINKVRKVFGITSICPAISVSLDLQEIKDAALILLTKSPGKTFKVNTKRPNKAFPITSPEISREVGAHLLINTEDWTVDVHKPDAQIYVEVRPEGSFIYTQGYPGNGGLPVGVTGRAILLISGGIDSPVAGWLSMKRGVEIVGLHFHSYPFTSERAKQKVLDLVGELTTYKGFIKVYINHFTEIQKAIKEDCPRELYVTIMRRMMFRIAAKIAERETALALITGENLGQVASQTLESMSVINEVVSLPVLRPLVTMDKIEIIDMAKRINTYETSIQPYEDCCTIFLPENPATKPKLHKVVEAEEKLQIEQLIEESMEKTEVVYVNKNVE, from the coding sequence ATGAACAAAATTCTTTTAGTGAAATATGGTGAAATTGCCCTGAAGGGGAAAAATAGATTTAGATTTGAGGACAAATTGATAAGCAATTTGAAGGTTATCCTTAATGATACTAAGGGTAGTAAAGTTAAAAAAATATATGGTAGATTACTTATAGAAGTGCCGGAAATAGATGAAGAAATTATAAATAAAGTGAGGAAGGTATTTGGAATAACATCAATTTGCCCTGCCATATCTGTAAGTTTAGACCTACAGGAAATAAAGGATGCCGCTCTGATATTGTTAACGAAGTCCCCAGGAAAAACATTTAAAGTTAACACAAAACGTCCCAATAAAGCTTTTCCCATTACTAGTCCTGAAATTAGTAGAGAGGTTGGAGCCCATCTTTTAATTAACACAGAGGATTGGACAGTAGATGTTCATAAGCCTGATGCCCAGATATATGTAGAAGTTAGACCAGAAGGGTCATTTATCTATACCCAGGGTTATCCTGGCAACGGGGGATTACCTGTAGGTGTGACTGGTAGGGCCATACTTCTTATATCCGGGGGCATTGATAGCCCTGTTGCTGGCTGGCTCAGTATGAAAAGAGGAGTAGAAATAGTTGGATTACATTTTCACAGCTACCCATTTACTAGTGAACGTGCTAAACAGAAAGTATTGGATTTGGTGGGTGAACTGACAACATATAAGGGCTTTATAAAGGTTTACATAAACCATTTTACAGAAATTCAAAAGGCAATCAAAGAGGATTGCCCTAGAGAGCTCTATGTAACAATAATGCGAAGAATGATGTTTAGGATCGCAGCAAAAATAGCAGAAAGGGAAACAGCCCTTGCACTAATAACAGGAGAAAATCTCGGACAAGTTGCAAGCCAAACGTTAGAAAGTATGAGTGTGATAAATGAGGTGGTTTCGTTACCTGTCCTTAGGCCATTAGTCACCATGGATAAAATTGAAATAATAGATATGGCTAAAAGAATTAACACTTATGAAACATCAATTCAACCCTATGAGGACTGTTGCACAATATTTTTACCAGAAAACCCAGCAACCAAACCAAAACTTCACAAGGTAGTAGAAGCTGAAGAAAAACTCCAAATTGAGCAACTAATCGAAGAGTCCATGGAAAAGACAGAGGTAGTGTATGTCAACAAGAATGTTGAGTGA